A stretch of DNA from Prochlorococcus marinus str. SB:
CATTATTACAAAACCATCATCTGTGATTGAATATCTTGCTGGTCTTAGGCCATTTCTATCAAGCGTTGCTCCGACAAAATTTCCATCAGCAAATACAAGGAGTGCCGGACCATCCCAAGCTTCTTGTAGGCTTGCAGAATATTCATAAAAAGCTTTTATATCTTCTCTCTGCTCAAGTTCTGGTTGATCTCTAAATGCTTCAGGAACAAGTTTTAATAATGAGTCAGTAATGGGCTGACCTGAACGAATATTGATTTCAAGGGTTGCATCAAGATTTGATGAATCACTTTTGTTTACATCTACAATGGGCTTGATTTCATTAGATAACTCTTCCCAAAAATCATCAATATGTGTTTCTGAAGCTTTAGCCCAGTTGATATTACCCAATAGAGTATTTATTTCGCCATTATGACCCAAAAATCTCATGGGTTGAGCTAGCGGCCATTTTGGAAGTGTATTAGTACTAAATCTACGATGATAAACTGAAAATGAAACTTTAAAACTATCTTCTTTTAGATCTTGATAAAACTCGGATAATATTTCAGAACGAACCATACCTTTATAAACAACTGTTTGAGAACTTAGTGAAGCAAAATAAAATTCACAATGCCCAACATCGTTTTTGAAAGTTTCTCTTATTTTTTTCTCAATTCTTTTCCTTAATTGGAATAAAAGCCTTTCAACATCCTGATGATCTTTTTTATCTACATATAAAATCCACTGACAGATAAATGGAGCATTTGCTTTAGCTAAAGGGCCTAAGATTTCATTATTAACAGGTACTTTTCTCCAAGATGTTTTGTTGACTTTTAATTTTTCTGCTTCTTGATCACATATTGATTTACATACTTCAATTTTTTCTTTTTTATTAGGCATAAAAACCATACCTAAACCTCTATTAAACGCTTGATTATTTTTTAGATTAATTTCCTCTTCTAGGTATCCCCATGGAATTGAACATAAAATGCCCGCTCCATCTCCTGAATCACTATCTCCTCCACAACCTCCTCTATGTTCCATGCAGTTAAGACCTTTAAGGGACTGTTTTAGGATCCAATTGCTTTCTACCCCTTTAATATTTGCTATGAAACCAACTCCGCAGGCATCTTTCTCCCCAATTATTCCATTTGGGGAATAACTATCTTGATATGGGCCAACGATTCTTTTGATACTCTCTCCCATAGATTATTAAAGACTATTTAGTTACTTATGTATTCCTATTATAAAAATAAATACGAAAATAAATCTAAAGATAATGAATATTTACCAAAGAATTTTAATTTGACAAATTTAAAAAAAATATAATTAAAAACTTTTAGTTGGTGCTCTTAAAAGGTTATGATAGTTGAATATTTATTTTTATCTAAGTTTAATAGATGCCCACCATCTCACAATTAGTAGGTTCAGAAAGAAAACGTCTGACAAAGAAAACAAAATCTCCTGCATTAAAAGCTTGCCCTGAAAGAAGAGGAGTATGTACAAGAGTCTATACATCAACACCTAAGAAGCCTAATTCAGCTTTGAGGAAAGTTGCTAGGGTTAGATTAACCTCTGGTTTCGAAGTAACTGCCTATATTCCTGGGATTGGACATAACTTGCAAGAACATTCTGTAGTGCTACTTAGAGGTGGAAGAGTCAAGGATTTGCCAGGAGTTAGATATCATATAATAAGAGGAACTTTAGATACGGCTGGAGTCAAAGATAGACGTCAATCCAGATCTAAGTATGGAGCAAAAGTTCCAAAAGATTAATTTGTAAACATCACTTTTTAAAATTATGTCACGTCGTAATGCAGCAGTAAAAAGACCAGTTCTGCCTGATCCTCAATTTAATAGTCGTCTTGCTTCAATGATGATTTCTCGATTGATGAAACATGGTAAAAAATCTACAGCTCAAAGAATATTATCTGATGCGTTTTCTCTAATAAGCGAGAGAACAGGTGGTAATGCAGTGGAATTATTTGAAACAGCTGTAAAAAATGCTACTCCTCTTGTTGAGGTAAGAGCTAGAAGAGTTGGTGGTGCAACATATCAAGTACCCATGGAAGTTCGCCAAGAGAGGGGTACGGCTATGGCATTAAGATGGCTTGTTACATTCTCTCGTGCAAGAAATGGAAAAAGCATGTCCCAAAAACTTGCAGGCGAGTTGATGGATGCAGCAAATGAAACAGGCAGTGCCGTTAAAAAAAGAGAAGATACTCATAAAATGGCAGAAGCTAATAAAGCTTTTGCGCATTACAGATATTAATTTCATCAAAAGGCACTTAAGTAGTTTATTATTATTAAAGTTTGCTTTTAGG
This window harbors:
- the rpsL gene encoding 30S ribosomal protein S12, producing the protein MPTISQLVGSERKRLTKKTKSPALKACPERRGVCTRVYTSTPKKPNSALRKVARVRLTSGFEVTAYIPGIGHNLQEHSVVLLRGGRVKDLPGVRYHIIRGTLDTAGVKDRRQSRSKYGAKVPKD
- the rpsG gene encoding 30S ribosomal protein S7, with product MSRRNAAVKRPVLPDPQFNSRLASMMISRLMKHGKKSTAQRILSDAFSLISERTGGNAVELFETAVKNATPLVEVRARRVGGATYQVPMEVRQERGTAMALRWLVTFSRARNGKSMSQKLAGELMDAANETGSAVKKREDTHKMAEANKAFAHYRY